One genomic region from Microcella humidisoli encodes:
- the dxs gene encoding 1-deoxy-D-xylulose-5-phosphate synthase: protein MALLDAIRTPRDLDRLSESQMVELAEEIRRFLVTEVSKTGGHLGPNLGVVELTLGIHRVFDSPRDAIVWDTGHQSYVHKLLTGRQDFSLLRQKGGLAGYPQRSESEHDIVESSHASSSLSWADGISRAFEMTGQDDRHVIAVVGDGALTGGMTWEALNNISDDNSRNLVIVVNDNGRSYAPTIGGMARFLSTVRTRRSYYRFRRGTERAFGFFGAPGRAVYRGVRGGLHGFLSRFTNNEALYSNLDIKYIGPIDGHDLKDVERALRQAKEYSAPVIVHAITQKGKGYEPALADVADQFHAVGQIDPETGESIEQASRPSWTSVFADEIVALADKDRRIVGITAAMLRPTGLHKLAEKHPDRIIDVGIAEQHAVTSAAGLAFGGMHPVVAVYATFINRAFDQVLMDVALHKAGVTFVLDRAGVTGPDGASHHGMWDLSILQVVPNIRLAAPRDATRLREELAEAVAVDDAPTVVRFSKGSVGTEFDAVRRTDDGVDVLREAPHKDVLIVTVGPMAKIGLEVADRLAAQGIGATVVDPRWVVPVPSSVIELARDHRILVSIEDGVRVGGIGTRIRQDLRAAGVDTAVDELGLPDEFLEHATREEILERVGLTSQAIARDLVAQVLGTRIPVARPLPDEHGASVDQDERTR from the coding sequence ATGGCACTGCTCGACGCGATCCGCACCCCCCGTGACCTCGATCGGCTCTCTGAGTCGCAGATGGTCGAACTGGCGGAGGAGATCCGCCGTTTCCTGGTGACGGAGGTCTCGAAGACCGGAGGGCACCTGGGGCCCAACCTCGGCGTCGTCGAGTTGACGCTGGGCATCCACCGGGTCTTCGATTCGCCGCGCGACGCGATCGTGTGGGACACCGGGCATCAGTCGTACGTGCACAAGCTGCTGACGGGCCGGCAAGACTTCTCGCTGCTGCGGCAGAAGGGCGGCCTGGCGGGCTACCCGCAGCGCTCGGAGAGCGAGCACGACATCGTCGAGAGCTCGCACGCGTCGAGCTCGCTCAGCTGGGCCGACGGAATCTCGCGCGCGTTCGAGATGACGGGCCAGGACGACCGCCACGTCATCGCCGTCGTCGGTGATGGCGCGCTCACGGGCGGCATGACCTGGGAGGCGCTCAACAACATCAGCGATGACAACAGCCGCAATCTGGTGATCGTCGTCAATGACAACGGGCGCTCCTATGCTCCGACGATCGGCGGCATGGCCCGGTTCCTCTCGACGGTGCGGACGCGCCGCTCGTACTACCGGTTCCGTCGGGGGACGGAGCGGGCGTTCGGCTTCTTCGGGGCTCCTGGTCGTGCGGTCTACCGCGGCGTTCGCGGCGGGTTGCACGGGTTCTTGTCGCGGTTCACCAACAACGAGGCGCTGTACTCGAACCTCGACATCAAGTACATCGGCCCGATCGACGGGCACGACTTGAAAGACGTCGAGCGCGCGCTGCGGCAGGCGAAGGAGTACAGCGCGCCCGTCATCGTGCACGCGATCACCCAGAAGGGCAAGGGCTACGAGCCCGCGCTGGCCGACGTCGCCGACCAGTTCCACGCCGTCGGGCAGATCGACCCCGAGACGGGCGAGTCGATCGAGCAGGCGAGCCGTCCGTCATGGACCTCGGTCTTCGCCGACGAGATCGTGGCGCTGGCCGACAAGGACCGCCGCATCGTGGGCATCACCGCCGCCATGCTGCGCCCGACGGGGTTGCACAAACTCGCCGAGAAGCACCCCGATCGCATCATCGATGTGGGCATTGCCGAGCAGCATGCCGTGACCTCGGCCGCCGGCCTCGCCTTCGGCGGCATGCATCCGGTCGTGGCGGTCTACGCGACGTTCATCAACCGCGCGTTCGACCAGGTGCTCATGGATGTCGCGCTGCACAAGGCCGGCGTGACCTTCGTGCTCGATCGCGCGGGTGTCACGGGGCCCGACGGCGCCAGCCACCACGGCATGTGGGACCTCTCGATCCTCCAGGTCGTGCCGAACATCCGTCTCGCTGCGCCGCGCGACGCGACGCGCCTGCGGGAAGAGCTCGCCGAGGCGGTGGCCGTCGACGATGCGCCGACCGTCGTGCGCTTCTCGAAGGGCTCGGTGGGCACCGAGTTCGACGCGGTGCGCCGCACCGACGACGGTGTCGACGTGCTGCGCGAGGCGCCGCACAAGGACGTTCTCATCGTCACGGTCGGCCCGATGGCGAAGATCGGCCTCGAGGTCGCGGATCGGCTCGCCGCCCAGGGCATCGGGGCGACGGTCGTCGACCCGCGCTGGGTCGTGCCCGTGCCCTCGAGCGTTATCGAGCTGGCTCGCGACCACCGCATCCTCGTGAGCATCGAAGACGGCGTGCGCGTGGGCGGCATCGGCACGCGCATCCGTCAGGATCTCCGCGCGGCGGGTGTCGACACGGCCGTTGATGAGCTCGGACTCCCCGACGAGTTCTTGGAGCACGCGACGCGCGAGGAGATTCTCGAGCGGGTCGGCCTCACGTCGCAGGCGATCGCGCGCGACCTCGTGGCGCAGGTGCTCGGCACGCGCATCCCCGTCGCCCGGCCGCTGCCCGACGAGCACGGCGCGAGCGTGGATCAGGACGAACGCACCCGATAA
- the acnA gene encoding aconitate hydratase AcnA: MSAVNSFDSLDTLSVAGSDYQVFRIDAVEGYETLPFSLKVLLENLLRTEDGANVTADQIRALGSWDPAAEPDTEIQFTPARVVMQDFTGVPCIVDLATMREAVAALGGDPNKINPLAPAELVIDHSVIADLFGTADALERNVEIEYERNGERYQFLRWGQTAFDDFKVVPPGTGIVHQVNIEHLAKVTYTREVGGVLRAYPDTCVGTDSHTTMVNGLGVLGWGVGGIEAEAAMLGQPVSMLIPKVVGFKLTGSIPTGVTATDVVLTITEMLRKHGVVGKFVEFYGAGVAAVPLANRATIGNMSPEFGSTAAMFPIDDVTLDYLRLTGRSEAQVALVEAYSKLQSLWHDPSVEPRFSEYLELDLSTVVPSIAGPKRPQDRIELSVAKSAFEAALPAYATTASTPVPVTVGGEQFTLDNGAVTIAAITSCTNTSNPSVMLAAGLLARNAAQKGLKAKPWVKTTLAPGSKVVTDYYEKAGLTDDLEALGFYTVGYGCTTCIGNSGPLADEISTAINEHDLAVTAVLSGNRNFEGRINPDVKMNYLASPPLVIAYALAGSMNFDFEADALGTDRDGNDVYLRDIWPDAAEVQATIDSSIDTGMFDHQYASVFEGDERWRSLPTPDGATFEWDSESTYVRKPPYFDGMTLETTPVSDIAGARVLAKLGDSVTTDHISPAGSIKADSPAGQYLTEHGVDRKDFNSYGSRRGNHEVMIRGTFANIRLKNQLLDNVEGGFTRDFTQPDAPQAFIYDASERYQAAGVPLVIFAGKEYGSGSSRDWAAKGTSLLGVKAVIAESFERIHRSNLIGMGVIPLQFPAGETADSLGLDGTEEVSISGITALNEGTTPRTVRVTASPSAHSAAGKAVVEFDAVVRIDTPGEADYYRNGGILQYVLRSLV, from the coding sequence GTGTCCGCAGTCAACAGCTTCGATTCCCTCGACACCCTCTCGGTTGCCGGGTCGGACTATCAGGTCTTCCGCATTGACGCGGTGGAGGGCTACGAGACCCTGCCGTTCAGCCTCAAGGTGCTGCTCGAGAACCTGCTGCGCACCGAGGACGGCGCGAACGTCACCGCCGATCAGATCCGTGCTCTCGGTTCGTGGGATCCCGCGGCCGAGCCCGACACCGAGATCCAGTTCACGCCCGCCCGCGTCGTCATGCAGGACTTCACGGGTGTGCCGTGCATCGTCGACCTCGCCACCATGCGCGAGGCGGTCGCCGCTCTCGGTGGCGACCCCAACAAGATCAACCCGCTCGCCCCCGCCGAGCTCGTCATCGACCACTCCGTCATCGCCGACCTCTTCGGCACCGCCGACGCGCTCGAGCGCAACGTCGAGATCGAGTACGAGCGCAACGGTGAGCGCTACCAGTTCCTGCGCTGGGGCCAGACTGCGTTCGACGACTTCAAGGTCGTGCCCCCGGGCACGGGCATCGTGCACCAGGTCAACATCGAGCACCTCGCGAAGGTCACCTACACCCGCGAGGTGGGCGGCGTGCTGCGTGCCTACCCCGACACCTGCGTCGGCACCGACTCGCACACGACGATGGTCAACGGCCTCGGCGTGCTCGGCTGGGGCGTCGGCGGCATCGAGGCCGAGGCCGCGATGCTCGGCCAGCCGGTGTCGATGCTCATCCCCAAGGTCGTGGGCTTCAAGCTCACGGGCTCCATCCCGACGGGGGTGACGGCGACCGACGTCGTGCTGACGATCACCGAGATGCTGCGCAAGCACGGCGTCGTCGGCAAGTTCGTCGAGTTCTACGGTGCTGGCGTTGCGGCCGTGCCGCTCGCCAACCGCGCGACGATCGGCAACATGAGCCCCGAGTTCGGCTCGACCGCGGCGATGTTCCCGATCGACGACGTCACCCTCGACTACCTGCGCCTCACGGGCCGCAGCGAGGCCCAGGTCGCGCTCGTCGAGGCCTACAGCAAGCTGCAGTCGCTCTGGCACGACCCGAGCGTCGAGCCGCGATTCAGCGAATACCTCGAGCTCGACCTCTCGACGGTCGTCCCGTCGATCGCGGGTCCGAAGCGTCCGCAGGACCGCATCGAGCTCTCAGTCGCGAAGTCGGCCTTCGAGGCGGCGCTGCCGGCCTACGCGACGACGGCCTCGACGCCCGTCCCGGTCACGGTCGGCGGCGAGCAGTTCACGCTCGACAACGGCGCGGTCACGATCGCCGCGATCACCTCGTGCACCAACACCTCGAACCCCTCGGTCATGCTCGCCGCGGGTCTGCTCGCCCGCAACGCGGCGCAGAAGGGCCTGAAGGCGAAGCCGTGGGTCAAGACCACGCTCGCGCCGGGCTCGAAGGTCGTCACCGACTACTACGAGAAGGCCGGCCTCACCGACGACCTCGAGGCCCTCGGCTTCTACACCGTCGGCTACGGCTGCACGACCTGCATCGGCAACTCGGGCCCTCTGGCCGACGAGATCTCGACGGCCATCAACGAGCACGACCTCGCCGTGACGGCCGTGCTCTCGGGCAACCGCAACTTCGAGGGCCGCATCAACCCCGACGTCAAGATGAACTACCTCGCGAGCCCGCCGCTCGTCATCGCCTACGCCCTCGCCGGGTCGATGAACTTCGACTTCGAGGCGGATGCCCTCGGCACCGACCGCGACGGCAACGACGTCTACCTGCGCGACATCTGGCCCGACGCGGCTGAGGTGCAGGCGACGATCGACTCGTCGATCGACACGGGTATGTTCGACCACCAGTACGCATCGGTGTTCGAGGGCGACGAGCGCTGGCGCTCGCTGCCGACGCCCGACGGCGCGACCTTCGAGTGGGACTCGGAGTCGACCTACGTGCGCAAGCCCCCGTACTTCGACGGCATGACGCTCGAGACGACCCCGGTGAGCGACATCGCGGGCGCTCGCGTGCTCGCGAAGCTCGGCGACTCCGTGACGACCGACCACATCAGCCCGGCCGGTTCGATCAAGGCCGACTCGCCCGCGGGCCAGTACCTCACCGAGCACGGCGTCGACCGGAAGGACTTCAACTCCTACGGATCGCGCCGCGGCAACCACGAGGTCATGATCCGCGGCACCTTCGCGAACATCCGCCTCAAGAACCAGCTGCTCGACAACGTCGAGGGCGGCTTCACCCGCGACTTCACGCAGCCGGATGCTCCGCAGGCGTTCATCTACGACGCGAGCGAGCGCTACCAGGCCGCGGGAGTGCCCCTCGTCATCTTCGCGGGCAAGGAGTACGGTTCCGGCTCGAGTCGCGACTGGGCGGCCAAGGGCACGAGCCTGCTGGGCGTGAAGGCCGTCATCGCCGAGAGCTTCGAGCGCATCCACCGCTCGAACCTCATCGGTATGGGCGTCATCCCCCTGCAGTTCCCGGCCGGCGAGACCGCCGACAGCCTCGGTCTCGACGGCACCGAGGAGGTCTCGATCTCCGGCATCACCGCGCTCAACGAGGGCACGACGCCGCGCACCGTGCGTGTCACGGCCTCACCGAGCGCCCACTCCGCCGCGGGCAAGGCCGTCGTCGAGTTCGATGCCGTCGTGCGCATCGACACCCCCGGTGAGGCGGACTACTACCGCAACGGCGGCATTCTGCAGTACGTGCTGCGCAGCCTCGTCTAG
- a CDS encoding DUF3159 domain-containing protein — translation MTTETPSSNEEDPRAELREAFAAAARRSGFARVEPGERPTAHALWAAVGGVRGLVESLLPGFLFLVVFTITGDVAPSVLIPVGIAVLFVLVRAVTRSPIVPAVVGLVGIALSAGLALWTGRAEENFLLGFVINGVWLVALLVSLAVRRPLIGVITALLTGDHEWRADAAKRTVLTVTTWLWVALFTLRLGVQVPLYLAEQAAALAATKLLMGLPLYAAVLWVTWLMVRAIYTRRAA, via the coding sequence ATGACCACCGAGACGCCCTCCTCGAACGAGGAGGACCCGCGCGCCGAATTGCGCGAGGCCTTCGCGGCCGCGGCGCGACGATCGGGCTTCGCGCGCGTCGAACCGGGGGAGCGTCCGACCGCCCACGCCCTCTGGGCCGCTGTCGGCGGCGTGCGGGGGCTCGTCGAGTCGCTGCTGCCCGGCTTCCTGTTCCTCGTCGTCTTCACGATCACCGGTGACGTCGCGCCCTCCGTGCTGATCCCGGTGGGCATCGCGGTGCTCTTCGTTCTCGTTCGGGCCGTGACGCGCTCGCCCATCGTGCCGGCGGTCGTCGGCCTCGTCGGCATCGCCCTCTCCGCCGGCCTCGCCCTGTGGACGGGTCGGGCCGAGGAGAACTTCCTGCTGGGCTTCGTCATCAACGGGGTGTGGCTCGTCGCCCTGCTCGTGAGCCTCGCCGTGCGTCGGCCGCTCATCGGGGTCATCACTGCGCTGCTCACGGGCGATCACGAGTGGCGGGCCGATGCGGCCAAGCGCACGGTGCTGACCGTCACGACCTGGCTGTGGGTCGCGCTCTTCACGCTGCGCCTCGGCGTGCAGGTGCCGCTGTACCTCGCCGAGCAGGCCGCCGCGCTCGCGGCGACGAAGCTGCTCATGGGGCTGCCGCTCTACGCCGCGGTGCTCTGGGTGACCTGGCTGATGGTTCGCGCCATCTACACCCGCCGCGCTGCGTGA
- a CDS encoding DUF3710 domain-containing protein, translating to MTDPSPGAAVPPDDAKSAPIDRAENGPLDESEANAVRPYVDLGAVKLVPREGLQLRLEIEEGTKRVVAVGIDYAGSTLQVQPFAAPRSSGLWHEIRAQIVEQVRSQGGETQERAGAFGPELVARIPVTGGEPGATRIARFVGVDGPRWFLRGVIAGRGAIEADAAAAIDDVFRSVVVVRGSTPMPPRDLIPLQVPQGAAQAAGAVVPPATA from the coding sequence GTGACCGATCCGTCCCCCGGCGCTGCGGTGCCCCCCGACGACGCGAAATCCGCGCCGATCGATCGCGCCGAGAATGGCCCCCTCGACGAGAGCGAGGCGAACGCCGTGCGGCCCTACGTCGACCTCGGCGCGGTCAAGCTCGTGCCCCGTGAGGGTCTGCAGCTGCGGCTGGAGATCGAAGAGGGCACGAAGCGCGTCGTTGCCGTGGGCATCGACTACGCCGGTTCGACGCTGCAGGTGCAGCCGTTCGCCGCGCCGCGCTCGAGCGGGCTGTGGCACGAGATCCGCGCGCAGATCGTCGAGCAGGTGCGCTCGCAGGGCGGCGAGACGCAAGAGCGCGCGGGGGCGTTCGGTCCCGAGCTCGTCGCGCGCATCCCCGTCACGGGTGGCGAGCCCGGAGCGACGCGCATCGCGCGATTCGTCGGCGTCGACGGGCCTCGCTGGTTCCTGCGCGGCGTCATCGCGGGTCGCGGAGCGATCGAGGCGGATGCCGCGGCGGCGATCGACGACGTGTTCCGCAGCGTCGTGGTCGTGCGCGGCTCGACGCCGATGCCGCCGCGCGATCTCATCCCGCTGCAGGTGCCGCAGGGTGCCGCTCAGGCGGCGGGCGCCGTCGTGCCCCCTGCCACGGCATGA
- the dut gene encoding dUTP diphosphatase — protein sequence MLRTIDVLLTGTTVPAYAHPGDAGADLCAAESLVLAPGERATVGTGTAIALPDGYAAFVVPRSGLAARHGITIVNAPGTVDAGYRGEIRVTLLNTDAREPFAIDAGDRIAQLIVWPVARARFVPVEELPGSHRGERGFGSTGYRGVPTEGDSA from the coding sequence GTGCTGCGAACCATCGACGTGCTGCTGACCGGCACCACCGTTCCCGCGTACGCCCACCCGGGTGACGCGGGTGCCGACCTGTGCGCCGCCGAGAGTCTCGTGCTGGCGCCCGGTGAGCGGGCGACCGTCGGAACGGGAACCGCGATCGCCCTGCCCGACGGCTACGCGGCCTTCGTCGTGCCCCGCAGCGGACTCGCGGCGCGCCACGGCATCACGATCGTCAACGCCCCGGGAACTGTCGACGCCGGCTATCGGGGCGAGATCCGCGTGACCCTGTTGAACACGGATGCGCGCGAGCCGTTCGCCATCGACGCGGGCGACCGCATCGCGCAGCTCATCGTGTGGCCGGTCGCGCGCGCCCGCTTCGTTCCCGTGGAGGAGCTTCCCGGCTCGCACCGCGGGGAGCGCGGGTTCGGGTCGACCGGCTACCGTGGGGTGCCGACCGAAGGAGATTCAGCGTGA
- a CDS encoding DUF3093 domain-containing protein — translation METYRERVWPAPWIAVIALLAVPASLLTFAPVSIVAGGVVGGVLAAGVMLAAVLSAPTIVVADGMLRAGSARVPLSLIGGTAVARGAEARRMRGPELDARAFLVLRPDVDPVLRVDLVDPDDPVPYWVLSTRRPEQLAAAIRGTTETA, via the coding sequence ATGGAGACGTATCGCGAGCGCGTGTGGCCGGCACCCTGGATCGCGGTCATCGCGCTGTTGGCGGTTCCCGCGAGTCTGCTGACCTTCGCGCCGGTCAGCATCGTCGCGGGCGGGGTCGTCGGCGGAGTGCTCGCGGCGGGTGTCATGCTCGCGGCCGTGCTGAGCGCCCCGACCATCGTCGTCGCAGACGGGATGCTGCGCGCGGGCTCGGCGCGCGTGCCCCTGTCGCTCATCGGCGGCACGGCAGTCGCCCGAGGCGCCGAGGCGCGACGCATGCGCGGACCGGAACTCGATGCCCGCGCGTTCCTCGTGCTGCGGCCCGATGTCGACCCCGTCCTGCGGGTCGACCTCGTCGATCCCGACGACCCCGTGCCCTACTGGGTCCTCTCGACGCGTCGTCCCGAGCAGCTCGCCGCGGCGATCCGCGGCACGACGGAAACCGCCTAG
- a CDS encoding DUF4193 domain-containing protein, translated as MATDYDAPRKTDEDTDSIQALQERVPDKLSGVVDVDDADNPGFELAGQDLADLDLDVVVLPPQADEFTCISCFLVKHRSQLDHEEKLGSVCRECAA; from the coding sequence ATGGCTACGGACTACGACGCCCCCCGCAAGACGGACGAGGACACCGACTCGATCCAGGCTCTGCAGGAGCGCGTTCCCGACAAGTTGTCGGGTGTCGTCGACGTCGATGACGCCGACAATCCGGGCTTCGAGCTCGCGGGGCAAGATCTTGCCGACCTCGACCTCGACGTCGTCGTGCTGCCTCCGCAGGCTGACGAGTTCACGTGCATCAGCTGCTTCCTCGTGAAGCACCGCTCGCAGCTCGACCACGAGGAGAAGCTCGGCTCGGTCTGCCGGGAGTGCGCCGCCTAG
- the sepH gene encoding septation protein SepH, with the protein MDELTVIGAENGALVVVAADGTRFRVPITEALHTAIRQNRPAAPAPHRVGPREVQALIRQGLTAAEVAAQTGEPLEYIQRFEGPVLAEREYVVTAARTVPVAVASDPDAGTTGTFGSAIDYRLTGIGARDVRWESRKHESHWIVSVSFLDGDVARIASWSFDPKKSTLAPANHEAQSLSQQGDAPAPIIPRLRAVPVDTPTSGRFDSGAFLPTGEQPRASQPVERPIARIAEADTSDTQEVGQTADLLEALRRRRGEREAAPSDDWESARAAHPSTGSIRIVEVPIDPALLDDAAESNAAADAAFDDTALIGDDLEVDDSPAGAPPAKPANRRGRAAMPSWDEIVFGARPDDEGA; encoded by the coding sequence ATGGACGAGCTCACAGTGATCGGTGCCGAGAACGGTGCGCTCGTCGTCGTCGCCGCCGACGGAACCCGGTTCCGCGTTCCGATCACCGAGGCGCTGCACACGGCCATCCGTCAGAACCGACCCGCCGCACCGGCACCGCACCGGGTCGGACCGCGCGAGGTGCAGGCGCTCATCCGGCAGGGCCTCACCGCGGCCGAGGTGGCCGCGCAGACGGGCGAGCCGCTCGAGTACATCCAGCGCTTCGAAGGCCCGGTGCTCGCCGAGCGCGAGTACGTCGTGACCGCGGCGCGCACCGTGCCGGTCGCCGTCGCGTCCGACCCCGATGCGGGGACGACGGGCACCTTCGGCTCGGCCATCGACTACCGGCTGACGGGCATCGGCGCGCGCGACGTGCGCTGGGAGAGCCGCAAGCACGAGTCGCACTGGATCGTCTCGGTGAGCTTCCTCGACGGCGACGTCGCGCGCATCGCATCCTGGAGCTTCGACCCCAAGAAGTCGACGCTCGCCCCGGCCAACCACGAAGCCCAGTCGCTGTCGCAGCAGGGCGACGCCCCGGCCCCGATCATCCCCCGGCTGCGGGCCGTGCCCGTCGACACCCCCACGAGCGGGCGCTTCGATAGCGGCGCCTTCCTGCCGACGGGCGAGCAGCCCCGCGCCTCGCAACCCGTCGAGCGGCCGATCGCGCGCATCGCCGAGGCCGACACGAGCGACACGCAGGAGGTCGGCCAGACCGCCGATCTGCTCGAAGCCCTGCGCCGACGCCGCGGTGAGCGCGAGGCCGCGCCGAGCGACGACTGGGAGTCCGCGCGCGCCGCGCATCCCTCGACCGGGTCGATCCGCATCGTCGAGGTGCCCATCGACCCGGCGCTGCTCGACGACGCGGCCGAGTCGAACGCCGCGGCAGACGCGGCGTTCGACGACACGGCCCTGATCGGCGACGATCTCGAGGTCGACGACTCCCCCGCCGGCGCTCCCCCCGCGAAGCCCGCCAACCGCCGTGGCCGGGCCGCGATGCCGAGCTGGGACGAGATCGTCTTCGGCGCGCGCCCCGACGACGAGGGTGCGTGA
- a CDS encoding alkaline phosphatase family protein has protein sequence MLPAPRGDTPSLADVLTSSAAAMRAEPNPLGLPAVRSAAVLLVDGLGMTALQQRAGHARRLLAAIPSAGGVIESGFPTTTASALATLTTGRSSGEHGLVGYSAIDRAGDRVVNQLTGWDEGMRPRDWQPLPTVFERVAAEGIDAVVVGAERYRDTGFTDAVLRGARFEARRSIAERIARGVELLAGSERRLVYVYVPELDMAGHADGVQSPLWTTRLDELDAALRPLDGAVPADAGVLLTADHGMLDVAPHRRLVLGADDPLWQGIRHVAGEPRCLHLGLEDPADAELVRDRWLEAEAARSWVVTRDEAVAAGWFGPVGTAALSRIGDVIVAARAQVAYYDARMATERSLAMVGQHGSFSPDELRVPLARWGAFAR, from the coding sequence ATGCTACCGGCGCCCCGTGGCGACACCCCGTCACTCGCCGACGTGTTGACCAGTTCGGCGGCGGCGATGCGGGCCGAGCCGAACCCCCTGGGGCTGCCCGCCGTGCGCAGTGCCGCCGTGCTGCTCGTCGATGGCCTCGGCATGACCGCGCTCCAGCAGCGCGCGGGTCACGCCCGTCGGCTTCTGGCCGCCATCCCGTCCGCCGGAGGGGTCATCGAGTCCGGATTCCCGACCACGACCGCCTCTGCGCTTGCGACCCTCACGACGGGGCGATCATCCGGCGAGCACGGCCTCGTCGGCTACAGCGCGATCGACCGGGCCGGTGATCGCGTCGTCAACCAGTTGACGGGCTGGGACGAGGGCATGCGGCCGCGCGACTGGCAGCCCCTGCCGACGGTGTTCGAGCGCGTCGCCGCCGAGGGCATCGACGCCGTCGTCGTCGGGGCCGAGCGGTACCGCGACACCGGCTTCACCGACGCCGTGCTGCGCGGTGCGCGCTTCGAGGCGCGGCGCTCGATCGCGGAGCGCATCGCCCGCGGAGTCGAGCTGCTGGCCGGGAGCGAGCGTCGCCTCGTCTACGTCTACGTTCCGGAGCTCGACATGGCCGGGCACGCCGACGGTGTGCAGTCGCCCCTGTGGACGACACGGCTCGACGAGCTCGACGCCGCGCTCCGACCGCTCGACGGGGCGGTGCCCGCGGATGCGGGAGTGCTGCTCACCGCCGACCACGGCATGCTCGACGTGGCGCCGCACCGGCGGCTCGTGCTCGGCGCCGACGATCCGCTGTGGCAGGGCATCCGGCATGTCGCGGGCGAGCCGCGCTGCCTGCACCTGGGGCTTGAGGATCCCGCGGATGCGGAACTCGTGCGCGACCGCTGGCTCGAGGCAGAGGCCGCTCGGTCGTGGGTGGTGACGCGCGACGAGGCGGTCGCCGCGGGGTGGTTCGGCCCGGTCGGTACCGCTGCGCTCTCGAGGATCGGCGACGTCATCGTCGCGGCACGCGCCCAGGTGGCCTATTACGACGCACGGATGGCCACCGAGCGATCGCTCGCCATGGTCGGGCAGCACGGCTCGTTCTCACCCGACGAGCTGCGGGTGCCGCTCGCGCGCTGGGGTGCCTTCGCCCGCTAG